The Mycolicibacterium aichiense region ATGGTCGGCGGCCCAATCGATTTGGCGCTGCCACATCTGGTCGCGGGTTTCCATCGCTTCGCCCAGGCGCTGTTCCCACGGACTCGGGCCTGCGTCCGCCAGGCCGTGGTCGAACAACAGCTCGAGGTGCGAATCATCGGATCGGAACATCCGGTTGTAGAGGGTCTGCTGGTCGACGGGATGCGCGCCACGCTCCAGCAGCAGACGAGCCAAGGCGGTAACGAACCGGTGCCGGGGTTGACGACCGGGGCCTTGCTCGCCTTCGCCGAATACTCCGGTGAGCGCCGTGAACGGCGTCGACAGGGCGCGCCACAGATAGCCGGCGTTGGGATCGGCGCCGGCATCGAGCAGCACAGTGGCTGCAGCCACGACCTCACTCTCCTTGTGCCGCAGCGGGACCCGCGAGTAGCACAGATACATCAGCGGAACCCAGCCGAAGGGGCCACCCCGTGCGCTCGCCAGTTCTGGCCGGTCCGTGAGGTGCTGGTTCACGGCCACCGGATCGGCCGCCGCTGCTGCGGCCCACACATGATGCTGCGGCACAGCAGGATTGGACTCGAGTAGTGTCGCGGCGGCCTGCCACCGTGGTGGGGCATCGGTGTGGTCATAGCGCAACGACGCGAGCGAGCAGAACTGATCGGCCGCGCCAAAGGTGGCCTCGTCGACCCCACCGGGGTCCACGGCGAGTTCGCCGGCGACCGCCATGAACTCGACGAGCGCGGGCCACCCGCTGAATCCGTACCGGCGGGCGACCGTGAGTTGCCCGTCGTGCAGCCGAAAGCGCTGCAGCGCAATGTCGGGACGGGGATGATGACGGCGGACGGCCTCGATCGCTTCGCGGTCGTCGGCCATGACCCGACGCTGCAGAGCACGGGCGTCGGAGCGCAAATGCTCCAGTGACGGATTGTCGGGCAGGCTGCTGGCCATGACGGCCTCCTCTCACGTGCCCTGCGTCCGCGAGGCCGGGCCGAGAAGGAGGTCGGTCAGGATTCACAAGCCAAAAGCAGGGAGGCTGAGCCTCTTCGAGCGGACGTCGGGCGGTCCTGCGCGCCCGAACCGCACGTTACCAGCTCCGCGAGCGGTCAGCGAGATCCCATGTAGGCCCGTGCGACCCGGGTGACGAACTGGTAGACGCCGTCCTCGTCGGGTGCCAGCGGGCCCGGCTTGGCATGCGGCGAGCTCAGCCCGCGCTGCACCGACTCGCATGCCGCCCAGTCCTGCCGGTTGGTCAGGTCCCAGAAGTCCACCGCGTACGACGGGTCGAAACCGGGCTTGTCCAGAGCTTCTCTGGGGAAGGCCCACGCGCATTCCACATGGGTGCGGTCGACGGCCAGCGGCGTCATCAGGTGGGTCATCACATAGTCCGGGTGCAGGCTCACGAGCAGGTTGGGGAACCCCACCAGATACATCACGGTGCGCAGCTCGTGCTCGGACAGACCCTTGATCGCCACCCCGCCGCTTCGCCCATTCAGCGACATCGTCTCGGCCTCGTCGATCATGCCCATCCAGCCGCCCATCCAGTCGCCGGGCAGATCGATGTTCTCACCACTGGTCGGTGGGCTGATCTTCGACAGCTCTGGGTGAATCGTCGAGCAGTGGTAGCACTCCTGGTAGTTCTCGACGATCACCTTCCAGTTCGTCTCCAGCTCGTAGGAGTGCCGCGCGACCACTGTCAGATCCTCGGTCCGGTAGGGGCCGACGACCTCTTCCAGTCCCGCGATATGCGCAGCGAAATCGCCGTCGCTACCGCTGGGGTCGACGAACAGGTAACCGTGCCAATCCACCAATGCCAGCTCGGTCAAACCGAATTCGACCGGGTCGGGCCCGCCGACGTCGTCGAAGGCCGGCGCATTGCGCAGCTCGCCGTTCAGCTTGTACGACCACGAGTGGTAGGGGCAGATGATTCCGCGCCGCTTGGCGCTCGCACCGCAGGCAAGCAACTCATGACCGCGGTGGCGGCACACGTTGGCGAACGCCCGCACCCGGCCGTCTTCGCCACGCACCAACAGGATTCCGTCCGAACCCGAACCGACCGCCTTCTGGGCGCCGACACCATCCAGATCACCGGCATGGCCCACGCAATGCCATCCGCCGAAGATGTTCTGCTTCTCCCACTCGAAGACTGCTCCGTCTACGTAGGCCTCCCGCGGCAACATCCGCGACTGCCCGAACGGGGCGAGCGCGGCCGCGAGGCCCTCGGCAGGCACCGGCGCCGGAGTCTGTTTGAACATACAGTCAGACTAGTCCGACTACCCGCGCAGGTCCAGAGATGGCGTGGCTCAGGCTTCCCCGGCGAATGCGGCGATGCCGCCGCCCGCGGTGTCGTCGCCGCGGGTCAGTCGGCGGTACACCAAGTATCCGACGGTCACCGCTATCAGCGCCGCAACCAGCAACAGCGTCGCCAGCGCGTTGAGTGCCGGGGTCGGCGCGGCACGGGCAGTGTTGTAGATCTTCACCGAAACCGGCTCGGTGGCAGAGTTTCCGGACAGGTAGCGCACCAGCACGAAGTCGTCGATGACGTCGGCGAACACCAGGACAGTACTGGCGAAGATCGCCGGAAACAGCATCGGCACCGTCACCCGCCGTAGTGCCTGCATCGGGGATGCCCCCAAATCCATTGCCGCTTCTTCATAGTGGGATCCGATCGTGGCCAGCCTGGCGCGTACCAGGACGGCCGGATACGCGATCTGGAAGGTGACCAGACCGATCACCTGCGCGGAGGTGCCCAGCCCGAAGGGCAACGCCAGCGATGTCATCACGAACAGCAGTGCGACAGCGAGCAACACCTCGGGGACGACGAACGACACCAACATCATCAAGTTGGCGCCGGCGGGCAGCCGTCCCCGCCACCGGTCGATGCCGATGGCGAACAACACACCGAGCGGCACCGTGATCAGCGTGGTGATCACCCCTAGTTTCAACGTCTGCAACAGAGCGGTGTGCAGCGACGCATCGTGCCACACCGACTTGGTCGCGTCGCCCCAGTACCAGCGAAAGGAGAAGCCCTGCCAATTGGTTCGTGACCGGCCGTCGTTGAAGGAGAAGGCCACCGCGATCAACACCGGCAGCAACGACCACACCAGATAGACGGCGGTGACCGCCGTCAGGATCCGCGGCGGCCGCCACGGATCGCGCCACCACGCCAGCGGGCCTCTCATGTGGACACCTCGTCGCCGCGCGAGGTCACGCGCACGTAGTAGAACATCGGCACCACGGTCACGATCAGCACCAACATCACGAACGCACCGGCCTGACCGGTCTGCCCGGGAGACTGCACACTGTCGTTGATGAGGTTGCCGACCATTGCCGTCTTCGGCGAGGCCGACAGCATGTCGGAGGTGAAGTAGTCACCGAGCATCGGCAGGCAGGTCAGCAGCACGGCGGCCACGATCGTCGGCCGGCACATCGGCAACGTCACCCTCCAGAACGACCCGAACCTGTTGGCGCCCAGATCCCGTGCGGCTTCCAGGGTCGCCTGAGGCAACCGGTCGAGGCCGGCGTAGAGCGGCAGAATCATGTACGGCACGTATCCGTACACCAGGCCGAGCACCACCACCACCGGCTGTCCGGTCAGCCAGTGCACATTGACGTCGAACAGGCCGCCAAAGCGCAGCAGCCGGTTCACCATGCCGTCGTCCTGAAGCAGGTTGACCCAGGCCAGCATTCGCATCATGTAGCTGATCCAGAACGGTGCGATCAACGCCGCCAGCAGCACCCCTGCCCACCGGCCCGACAGTCGCGCGGTGAAGTACGCGACCGGGAACGCGATCACCAGGCACAGGACGCTCGCCAGCACCACGTAGACCGCGGTGCGTACCAGTGCCGGCCCGTAGACGCCGTCGGCGCCGACGATGTGGGTGAGCACATAGGTGAACTGAGACGGGTCCCACTCCAACGGGTTCCACACCGGGATGGGCGTGCGGAAGATCGGATCGACCTGGCCGAAGACGATGGCCAGCACCACGTAGAGCGGCGCCAGGAAGAACACCGTGAGCCACAGCGTGCCGGGCATCGCCAGCAGAGGCCACAACCGGCTGTTGCGCACGCGGGGCACCGCGGTCAGGATCCCCCGGCCTTGAAGGCACGCCAAACATTGTGCCAGGCAGCATCATTGGCGGCGTCCAGTTCCAACAACCGGTAGCCGGTATCGAAGTACTCGGGACGCACGATTGCACTCTTCAGGTTCTCCGGGACCAGACCGTCTGCGACAAGCGAGTCCGGGTTCAGCGACACCTGCGGCGGTTGATACCCGATCTGCTTGAAGTTCTGCTTGGCCACCTCGGTCTCGAGCATGTGGTTGAGGAACAGATGCCCGAGCACCGGGTTCTTGCCGCCGCGCAGCAGGACGATCAGGTCGTTGTCCACCAGCCCTTTGCCGTCGGACGGGAACCAGTAACGCAGGATCTCCGGACCCGTCCCTTCCGGGAGGTAGTTGACCGCGTTGACGATGTCCCCCGACCACATCTGCGACAGTCCGAGCTGTCCTGCGGGCAGGTCGCTGTACATCGTGACCGTGACCTTCGGCGACGTCGCCTTCACCAGCTCGGTCAGCTGGTCACCGAGCTTCTTCAGATCGTCGGCCGAGGAGGTGTTGACGTCGGTGATGCCCATCTTCAGCAGCACCATCGCCATCGCGGTGTGCCAGTCGTCGATGACGGCAGTCTTGTTCTTGTAGGCCGGATCCCACAATGACTCGTAGGGGTTCTTCAATGCGCCGATGTCGGCGGGCACCTGGTCGGTGCGCCAGCCGATGCCGGTGGTGTACACGGTGTAAGGCACGGTGAAGCGCCACTCCTGGTCGTACCAGGGGTTGGCGAAGAACGGCCAGACATTGGTGATGTTGCCGATATAGCTGTGGTTGAGCGGACGGACCAGGCCGCCGTTCACCAGCCGGCTGATCTGGTCGTAGCTCGGGAAGTAGATGTCGTAGTCGACATTGCCGCCACGGATCTTCGTGATGGCCTCATCGGTGTCGTTGAACGTCGACACCGCCACCTTGGTGGAGTACTTGTCCTCGAACGACTTGATCGCATCCGGTGCGATGTAGTCGGCGTAGCTGTACAGCTGCAGCGTGGCACCCTTTTCCGGCGCCAGCCCGTCCGCGATCGGCTTGTTGTCGTTCGGTATATCCCACTTCACCGGGTTCTGCGGTGACGCGATCTTCAAAGTGGGGGCCGAAGTTGATTGCCCCCCTTTGGAACACGCGTCAAGGAACGCCACAAGCGCGGGAGTGCCCGCGGCCAGCAAGGCGGCCCGCTGGAGGAACTGCCGACGATTCGGGCCGGGACCGATGGGTGCTGGCATCCGCGCCTCCGTGGTTCGAGTCGTCTCGAGTCTTGATAGCTCCCTGGACTCTGACATAGACTGAACGCTCAGTCAATAGATGTCGGACGGCTTTTTCGCAGGTCCGCACGCTAATCGAGCGGAAGGTGGCCCGGAGTGGCTTCGCCGACAATCGAGAGCCAGGTTGAGGATGCGGTCGACAGACTGATCGCCGACGAGGAGAAGGTGTTTCTGGCGCGGCAGCCGCGCAGCACCGAAATGATCTGCCGTGCACGTGAACACCTCGCCGGTGGGGCGACATCGAACTGGCAGATCGCCCAACCGCAGGCGGTATGGATGAGCCACGGCGCGGGCTCGAAGGTCTACGACGTCGACGGCACCGAATACGTCGACATGCACGGGGGCTACGGGGCGTCGATCGCCGGCCACGCTCACCCCGCGATCGTCGCGGCGGTCAGCGGCCAGGTGCGCCGGGGCACGCACTTCGCCCAGCCGACCGAGGACGCGATCTGGATCGCGACAGAGCTGGCCCGCCGTTTCGATCTACCGTTGTGGCGCTTTGCCAATTCCGGCACCGAGGCCACCATGGATGCCGTGCATCTTGCCCGATCGGTCACCGGGCGAGACCTCATCATCAAGGTCGAGGGGTGCTATCACGGCCACCACGATTCGGTGCAGGTCTCGGTGCTGCCCGATGCCGACGAGGTGGGGCCGCGCGACCATCCGATCGGTGTGCCGGGCAATACCGGCATCCCGGCGGCGATCCGCGATCTGGTGGTGGTGGTCTCGTTCAACGATCCTGAGGCGGTGGCCCGGGCATTGGCCGAGCACCGCGGCCAGGTCGCCGCGATGATCTTGGAACCGGTGATGATGAACGCCGGCATCATCCCGCCCGACGACGGCTACCTGGCCGCCCTTCGCGACCTACTGCACGCCGACGGCGCCCTTTTGATCTTCGACGAGGTGAAGACCGGCTTCACCACCGGTCCGGGTGGGGTCACCGCGGCATCGGGTGTCGTTCCCGACATCGTCTGTTTGGCAAAGGCTTTGGGTGGTGGCATTTCGGTCGCGGCAATCGGTGGCACCGCTGCGGTGATGTCGGCGATCGCCGACGGCCGGTACGAACAGGTCGGCACCTTCAACGGCAACCCGCTGGCAATGGCCGCCACCAGGGCCACCCTCTCAGAGGTGCTCACACCGGCGGCATACACCCGGATGGCGTCGCTGGCCCAGCGGCTTCGCGGCGCTCTGGAGGCGACGACCGCCCGCTACGGCTACGGTTGGCACGTGGTCAGCGTGGGAGCGAAAGGCTGTGTGACGTTCAAGCGCGAGCCGGTCCATGACTTCCGCGATTTTCTGCAGATCGACGACCGATTGGGCCACCTGCACTGGCTCATGCAGCACAATGGCGGTGTGTTCCTACCACCCTGGGGCAAGGTGGAGCAATGGTTGTTGTCCGTTCAGCACGACGAGGCCGATGTCGACCGGTTCGCCGCGAATTTCGCCCGGCTGGCCGAGGCGGTGGCGGCCTGACCGCGTGCTGTCGGGACGGCCGCCGGTGACCGGCGGCGCCATCCGGCTGCATCAGCTGGCCAAGGCTTTCGACGGCGTTCCCGCCGTGACCGGTATCGACCTGGATATTCCAGCGGGACAGTTTTATTCGCTGCTCGGGGCGTCCGGGTGTGGCAAGACCACCACGCTGCGGATGATCGCCGGATTCGAGAAGCCCGACTCGGGACGTATCGAGCTCGACGGCCGCGATGTCGCGCAGGATCCGCCTCACAAGCGACCGGTCAACACCGTCTTCCAGACCTACGCGCTGTTCCCGTTCATGTCGGTCTGGGACAACGTGGCGTTCGGGCTGCGCTACCAGAAGACCCCCAAGCAGGACGTCAAACGCCGGGTCGGTGAGGCTCTCGAGCTGGTCCGGATGCACGAGTTCGCCAAACGGCGTCCCACCCAGCTGTCCGGCGGCCAGCAGCAGCGCGTCGCCCTGGCCCGTGCATTGGTTCTGCAGCCCCGGGTGCTGCTGCTCGACGAACCGCTCGGTGCTCTGGATGCCAAGCTGCGCAGGCAACTTCAGCTCGAACTGCGAGCCGTCCAGCGCGAGGTCGAGATCACGTTCGTCTACGTGACCCACGACCAGGACGAAGCGTTGACGATGAGCGACCAGATCGCCGTCCTGGCAGAGGGTCGCGTCGAACAGGTCGGTCCTCCGCAAGAGATCTACTCCGCTCCGGCAACCACGTATGTGGCCGGATTCCTCGGCGCAGCCAATATTTTCGATGCCGAGGTGCTAGAGATCAACGACGGTGCCGCGCTGTGCTCGGCACTGGCGACGCGCCTCGGCGCCACGGTGGACACCTCGTGCCGGCCCGGGCCTGCTGCAATTGTGATCCGGCCCGAGCGCATCGCACTACAGTCCCCCGATGACCCGGTGCCCCCGGGGCACAACGCGATTCGCGGCACGGTGGCCCAGGTCGTCTACCACGGCGCATCGACCCAGGTGCACGTCGACGTCGGCGGCCCGACAGCCCTTGTCGTCGACGTCCCGAACCGATACGGTCCCGGGTCAGCGGCGTACGACGCCGGAATGCCGGTCACCTGCGTGTGTTCGACGGATGCCGTGCGGGTCCTGGCCCGCAGCGCAGCGGTCGTGATCAAGGATCCGGCGGCGGATCTGGTCGCAGGCCCGGTTTAGCGCGAGCGCCGGCCCTTACCGGCCGCCACCAGCGTGCGCTTCTCGCGGGGCAGGTCCAACTCCCGCTCGGCGAACCGCATCGCGATCTCGTAGGCCAACTTGGAATCGACTTCCGGATCCTCGAGTGCCACCTGGATCGACAGGCCGTCCAGCAAAGCCGAGAACTCCAGGGCGAACATCTTCGCGTCCACGTCTGACTTCAGGTCCGCCGACTCCACGGTGTCGACGATCATCCGGCGCCAGCGCGCGTCGAGCTCCACCCGGCCCGCTTTGACTTCGTCGTGCCGAAACGCCTGCGCCCACAGATCGAACCACAGACCCCACGCGCCGGGGATCTCGTTCTCCGCCTCGGGAACACACGTCCACTGGATCAGCAGAGACAACCGTTCGCGAACCGACGGCACCTCGGAGAGCATCCGCTCGGCCGCCTCATAGAAGGATTCCTCGGAGTGGCGCAGCGCGTCGACCAGCAGCCGGTCCCGGGTGCCGAAGTAGTAGATGACCAACGCCGAGCTGACCCCGGCCCGTTTGGCCACATCAGAGATCCTGGTCTCGGAGAAGCCGCGTTCGCAGATGAGCTCCGCTGCGGCGCGCAACATCTGGATGCGCCTCGCCTCATTGTTCTCGGTCGCGGGTGCGGGATCTGCCATCTCGTCGTACTCCCCTCAGCGGCTCCGGTGCCGACTCTTGTTGAAAGCCTAACACTCGATTAGATTGAACAGTCAGTCAAAGCCTGCCCCGGACGGGCGGACGGAAGTGGAGCGTCATGTCGAACACCTACGACGCCATCGTCATCGGCGGCGGTCACAACGGGCTGGTTTCGGCGGCCTACCTCGCGCGCTCGGGCGCCAACACCGTCGTGCTGGAATCGCGCGCTTCGCTCGGCGGCGCGGCCACCACCGAGGCGCCGTGGGAGGACGCGCCACATCTGCGCGTCACCAGACTGTCCTATGTGATGAGCCTGATGCCACCGACGATCGTGCGGGATCTGAGCTTGGAACGGCACGGCTACAAGGTGCACCCGATGGGCCCGTACTACCAGGCGTTTCCAGAAGGCGGGTCACTGACCATCTACGAGGACGACCCGGCCCGCACCTACGAGCAGCTGGCCAAGTTCTCCAAGAAGGACGCCGACACCTGGCCGAAGTGGAACGCGTGGCTCGAAGGTATCGCCGACGTCATGGGGCCACTGCTGACCCAGGTGCCACCCAACATCGGATCGCACAAGCCGTCGGATCTGTTCGAGCTCGCGAAACTCGGCTGGAGTCAACGCGGCATGACGACCCGGATGATGGGAGATGTCACCCGACTGCTCACCATGAGCATCGCCGATCTGCTCGACGACTGGTTCGAATCACCGCAAATCAAAGGCGCTCTGGCCGTCAACGGTGTGATCGGCACCTGGGCCGGACCGTATGAGCCCGGCACCGCCTATGTGATGGCGCACCACTCCATCGGCGACGTCGGCGACGGCCAGCTCGGCAGCTGGGGCTACCCGGAGGGCGGCATGGGTGCGGTCTCGGAGGCAATCGCCCGGTCGGCCAGGAGCTTCGGCGCAGAGATCCGCACCAAGGCCAGGGTCTCCCGAATGCTGGTGCGGGGCGGCCGAATCGAGGGCGTCGTGCTCGACAACGGCGACGAGCTGCGCGCACCCCTGGTCGTCACCACGTTGCACCCGAAAACGGCGTTCCTGGACCAGATTCCGCGCACCGAGCTGCCTGCCGAGTTTGTCGCCGATATCGAACACTTCAAGACCAGAAGTGGCGTGGTGAAGATCAACCTGGCCTTGGCTGAGCTGCCGAACTTCACCGCCGATCCCAGCGACGGGCAGGCCGAGCACCACACCGGATCGGTTGAGATGGCGCCCACGATGGAGTACATCGAGGCGGCATTCCAGGACGCTCGCGTCGGCAAGCCCGCGCTGATGCCCTTCAGCGACGGCGTCATTCCCACGACTCTGGACAAGACACTCAATCCCGATGGCACGCACATCATGTCGCTGTTCACCCAGTGGGTGCCCGCGGACTGGGCGAACGAACCGCACACCGCGGAGCTGGATGCCTACACCGATCGCCTGATCGACCTGTACGACCAGGTGGCACCGGGCTTCAAGTCCTCGATCCTGCATCGCGACATCGTCGGGCCGCATGAGATGGAACAGGAGTACGGCCTCATCGGTGGCAACATCTTCCACGGTGAGTTGTCCCTGGAGCAGTTGTTCCACATGCGACCCGCACCGGGCTACGCCGACTACCGCACGCCGATCGCCGGGCTGTACAACGGCAGCTCCGGCACCCACGCGGGCGGCGGAGTGTGCGGTATCCCCGGCTGGCAGGCGGCGCGAGCCGCACTGGCGGACACGAAGAAGAAGCGCTTCCGCAGGCGATGAGCGACAGCCGGCGGGGCTGCGTCGCCACCATGCTGGAGGCCCGCTCGGTGGCGCTCGTCGGGGCCTCGGCGAAACCGGGCAGCTTCGGGGAGCGGATGATCATCGAAGCTCGCCGCAGTTCGGCGCGAATGCATTTGGTCAATCCTCGCTATGAGCGCATCGATGGTGTCACCTGCGCCCCGTCGCTGGCCGCGCTCGACGAGCCAGTGGACCTGGTGCTGCTCGGAGTACCCGACACCGCGCTGCTGGCAGAGTTGAACAATGCGGCCGCAGTGGGCGTGAAGTCGGCGGTCATCTTCGGCTCCGCCCACGGTGCACCGCTGCGCAGGGCCGTAGCACAGGCCGCCACCGACGCCGGGATGGCAGTGTGCGGCGCGGGGTGCATGGGCTTTGTCAACAATGTCACCGGCCTGCGCGCGCTCGGCTATCTGGAAACGGATCCTCTTCCGTCGGGCGGTGTTTCGCTGGTCACCCACTCAGGCTCGGCGTTCTCCACCATCCTGCGGGCGTCGCGCGGCTTCGGGTTCCGCGTGGCGATCTCCTCAGGCCAAGAACTGGTCACCGACACCGCCGACTACCTGGACTACATCGTCGAGGACCCGGGCACGACGATGATCGCCCTGCTGCTGGAGACCCCGCGGTCGGTGGGACGGCTGCGAGCCGGGCTGCGCCGTGCGGCACAGCGCGACATCCCCGTGGTGATCCTGCCGGTCGGCCATTCCCCGCGCGGGCGCGCGATGGTCGCTGCCCACTCTGGTGCGCTGGCCGGCGACGCGGCCGGTTGGCAGGCATTCTGCGCCGACACCGGCGCGATCCGGGTCACCGACATGGCCGAGTTCGTGGACACCATCGAACTTTTCGAGGCCGGCCGTCGACGACGCCCCGGCTCGCGCGGCATCGCCACGGTGCACGATTCCGGGGCCGAACGTGCACTGTGCGCCGACTTGGCACATGAGTTGGCGGTGGATTTCGCCGAACTCGCCACCCCGACGTTACGCACACTCGCAGAACTGCTCGACGACGGGTTGTCCCCCGGTAACCCCCTTGACGTGTGGGGTACCGGCGCCGATACCCGCGCGTTGTTCAGCGGTTGTCTGCGGGCACTGGTCGATGATCCAGGCGTGGCGGTGACCGCATTGGCCGTCGACCTGGTCACCGAGTTCGACGACGACACCGCCTACCCCGATGCGATGCTCGACGTCGCCGCCGGCACCCATGCCCCGCTTGCGGTGCTGGCCTCGGTACCGTCGGCGGTGGACGGCGCTACAGCAGCGGGTCTGCGGCACAACGGCATTCCGGTCCTCGAAGGCGCCCGCAGCGGCATCGCGGCCCTTGGCCACCTGGCCCGCTGGCCGCTGCCGGTCTCGACGGCACTCCCCCACATCGACGCCCAGCGGGCACAGCGCTGGACGGCCGAACTGACCGCGGCCGAGTGGAACGCGCCGGCCGCCTTCCGGCTGATGGCCGACTACGGCATTCCGGTCACCCGTTCATATTCCGCACACACCGTCGCGGAGGTGCTCGCCGCCGCGGATGCCGTCGGCTACCCGGTGGTGCTGAAAACACTCGGCGCCGCGCACAAGAGCGATGTCGGCGGAGTCGTGCTCGGCATCGGTGACCGCGAATCGCTCGGGGTGGCTTACGAAGAGATGGCCGAGCGGTTGGGATCCGACGTCAGCGTCGACGCGATGGCCCCTGCGGGTGTCGAGATTTCGCTCGGTGTGGTGCGCGACGACAACTTCGGCCCGATGATCGTGGTCGCCGCCGGCGGCACGCTGGTCGAGCTGCTGGCGGACCGCGCGGTCGCCTGTCCGCCGATCAGTCGGGACACTGCCCGCGAGCTGGTTCAGTCATTGCGCAGCGCGCCGTTGTTGATGGGCTGGCGAGGCGCACCCGCGGCCGACGTCGACGCCCTTGCGGACGCTATCGTCGGATTCTCGCAGCTGGCAATCGAACTCGGTGAGCACCTCGATGCCGTCGAAGCCAACCCGGTGATCGTGTCTGCGACCGGTGTGGTGGCCGTCGACGCGCTCGTCATCCCGCGCGCTCGGTGATCGAATCAGAACATCGCGTAAGCCTTGCGCAGCGTCTCGTGGATCACCCATGTGCCGGTCCAGCCGACCGGGAAGACCGCGAGATCGCCGGCGCCGACGTCGCTGGGCTCGCCACCGTCGGGGGTGACGGTCATCCGTCCGGACACCACGTAGATCATCTCGTTGACCTCGAGCGTCCAGTGCGACGGACCGGGGGCGCACTGCCAGATGCCTGCCGACTTGTCGCCATCGACCCACACCTCCACACCGTGCGTCGCCATCGGGTCGCCGGTGGCCTCCTCCAGCGGGCCCCAATCCTCGAGTTCGGCGTCGGCCGCCTGGGCCAGGACAGTGGTCAGCACAGCAGCGGTCATGGGAGAAAGCCCTTTCGTGTCAGGCGTGTTCGGGAAACGGCAGGGAGATCGGTTCAGGCTCGAGCCGGCTGTTGCCGTCGGCATCGAAGCGGTCCAAACCGAGGTCGGTCAGATCCAGCCAGTCACACCCACCCGTGAGCGTGAGGTCCGCGGCTGCCTCCGCGACCGCCGGACC contains the following coding sequences:
- a CDS encoding ABC transporter permease; the encoded protein is MRGPLAWWRDPWRPPRILTAVTAVYLVWSLLPVLIAVAFSFNDGRSRTNWQGFSFRWYWGDATKSVWHDASLHTALLQTLKLGVITTLITVPLGVLFAIGIDRWRGRLPAGANLMMLVSFVVPEVLLAVALLFVMTSLALPFGLGTSAQVIGLVTFQIAYPAVLVRARLATIGSHYEEAAMDLGASPMQALRRVTVPMLFPAIFASTVLVFADVIDDFVLVRYLSGNSATEPVSVKIYNTARAAPTPALNALATLLLVAALIAVTVGYLVYRRLTRGDDTAGGGIAAFAGEA
- a CDS encoding polyamine ABC transporter substrate-binding protein encodes the protein MPAPIGPGPNRRQFLQRAALLAAGTPALVAFLDACSKGGQSTSAPTLKIASPQNPVKWDIPNDNKPIADGLAPEKGATLQLYSYADYIAPDAIKSFEDKYSTKVAVSTFNDTDEAITKIRGGNVDYDIYFPSYDQISRLVNGGLVRPLNHSYIGNITNVWPFFANPWYDQEWRFTVPYTVYTTGIGWRTDQVPADIGALKNPYESLWDPAYKNKTAVIDDWHTAMAMVLLKMGITDVNTSSADDLKKLGDQLTELVKATSPKVTVTMYSDLPAGQLGLSQMWSGDIVNAVNYLPEGTGPEILRYWFPSDGKGLVDNDLIVLLRGGKNPVLGHLFLNHMLETEVAKQNFKQIGYQPPQVSLNPDSLVADGLVPENLKSAIVRPEYFDTGYRLLELDAANDAAWHNVWRAFKAGGS
- a CDS encoding aromatic ring-hydroxylating oxygenase subunit alpha: MFKQTPAPVPAEGLAAALAPFGQSRMLPREAYVDGAVFEWEKQNIFGGWHCVGHAGDLDGVGAQKAVGSGSDGILLVRGEDGRVRAFANVCRHRGHELLACGASAKRRGIICPYHSWSYKLNGELRNAPAFDDVGGPDPVEFGLTELALVDWHGYLFVDPSGSDGDFAAHIAGLEEVVGPYRTEDLTVVARHSYELETNWKVIVENYQECYHCSTIHPELSKISPPTSGENIDLPGDWMGGWMGMIDEAETMSLNGRSGGVAIKGLSEHELRTVMYLVGFPNLLVSLHPDYVMTHLMTPLAVDRTHVECAWAFPREALDKPGFDPSYAVDFWDLTNRQDWAACESVQRGLSSPHAKPGPLAPDEDGVYQFVTRVARAYMGSR
- a CDS encoding ankyrin repeat domain-containing protein; protein product: MASSLPDNPSLEHLRSDARALQRRVMADDREAIEAVRRHHPRPDIALQRFRLHDGQLTVARRYGFSGWPALVEFMAVAGELAVDPGGVDEATFGAADQFCSLASLRYDHTDAPPRWQAAATLLESNPAVPQHHVWAAAAAADPVAVNQHLTDRPELASARGGPFGWVPLMYLCYSRVPLRHKESEVVAAATVLLDAGADPNAGYLWRALSTPFTALTGVFGEGEQGPGRQPRHRFVTALARLLLERGAHPVDQQTLYNRMFRSDDSHLELLFDHGLADAGPSPWEQRLGEAMETRDQMWQRQIDWAADHGFAERLALLARHGIDVSGAEPVQPSFPEDPNVRDADGATPLHHAAWSGDLDLIRRLLDAGADPDLADSRYGTTPLGWAQHAYQTGAIDYLSNWQTHTL
- a CDS encoding aspartate aminotransferase family protein, which produces MASPTIESQVEDAVDRLIADEEKVFLARQPRSTEMICRAREHLAGGATSNWQIAQPQAVWMSHGAGSKVYDVDGTEYVDMHGGYGASIAGHAHPAIVAAVSGQVRRGTHFAQPTEDAIWIATELARRFDLPLWRFANSGTEATMDAVHLARSVTGRDLIIKVEGCYHGHHDSVQVSVLPDADEVGPRDHPIGVPGNTGIPAAIRDLVVVVSFNDPEAVARALAEHRGQVAAMILEPVMMNAGIIPPDDGYLAALRDLLHADGALLIFDEVKTGFTTGPGGVTAASGVVPDIVCLAKALGGGISVAAIGGTAAVMSAIADGRYEQVGTFNGNPLAMAATRATLSEVLTPAAYTRMASLAQRLRGALEATTARYGYGWHVVSVGAKGCVTFKREPVHDFRDFLQIDDRLGHLHWLMQHNGGVFLPPWGKVEQWLLSVQHDEADVDRFAANFARLAEAVAA
- a CDS encoding ABC transporter permease — translated: MPRVRNSRLWPLLAMPGTLWLTVFFLAPLYVVLAIVFGQVDPIFRTPIPVWNPLEWDPSQFTYVLTHIVGADGVYGPALVRTAVYVVLASVLCLVIAFPVAYFTARLSGRWAGVLLAALIAPFWISYMMRMLAWVNLLQDDGMVNRLLRFGGLFDVNVHWLTGQPVVVVLGLVYGYVPYMILPLYAGLDRLPQATLEAARDLGANRFGSFWRVTLPMCRPTIVAAVLLTCLPMLGDYFTSDMLSASPKTAMVGNLINDSVQSPGQTGQAGAFVMLVLIVTVVPMFYYVRVTSRGDEVST
- a CDS encoding ABC transporter ATP-binding protein, translated to MTGGAIRLHQLAKAFDGVPAVTGIDLDIPAGQFYSLLGASGCGKTTTLRMIAGFEKPDSGRIELDGRDVAQDPPHKRPVNTVFQTYALFPFMSVWDNVAFGLRYQKTPKQDVKRRVGEALELVRMHEFAKRRPTQLSGGQQQRVALARALVLQPRVLLLDEPLGALDAKLRRQLQLELRAVQREVEITFVYVTHDQDEALTMSDQIAVLAEGRVEQVGPPQEIYSAPATTYVAGFLGAANIFDAEVLEINDGAALCSALATRLGATVDTSCRPGPAAIVIRPERIALQSPDDPVPPGHNAIRGTVAQVVYHGASTQVHVDVGGPTALVVDVPNRYGPGSAAYDAGMPVTCVCSTDAVRVLARSAAVVIKDPAADLVAGPV